The sequence below is a genomic window from Fluoribacter dumoffii NY 23.
GCTGCTTCTTTAAGTTCAAAAATTCATGTCCTGCAGAAGGTTACATCTATATAGAAAGACAGGATGGAATTATTATCACCTGCGACAGTATTAAAAATTGGGTAGAAATAGATTCTTTTTTTAATGAGGAAACAGCAATCCGGGCCATATCCCAAGGAGAAATTTCAAAAGCAAGGATTTCGCCTATTTGGCTTAATGCCACTGGAGTTACTCAAGGTGATTTTGATTGTTTATTAAAATTGAAATTTAAACACCTTATTAGTGCGCATGGAGATGTTTTAAGGGATACAGCCTATGAAGATGTTAAAAAATCAGTAGGAGCAATTACCAAAATTAGGTAAATCAATAAATATATATTGAAAAACGATAATTATCCTTTATAATTCCTTAAAAAATTACGGAATGGTTTTATGAAAAAAATACAAATAACAAGTCATATATTACATATTCTTTTTAAAACCCTATGTTGGTTCCTGCCATTAACAACTGCCTACCTTATTCTTTTTAAAATGGAGTTTCTGCTCCATATAGGCTTTTGGTCTTCTATTTTCTCAACCACCCATATCGTAACTCCTTCTCATCATTATTCACTGGCACATCGATTAGTTATTCTAGTCATTCAATGCATGCCTTTATCCATAACCCTTATGATTTTTAAAAAACTGGCACAATTGTTTTATTTATACGAAAAAGGAAACTTGTTTGAAGAGGAAAATATCAGGTTAATTAAAGGCGTAAGTATTTACATGATACTCGGGGAATTGATCCAGTTGATTTATCAACCACTGATTACCGCAGCATTGACTTTTAATAATCCGGTAGGGGAGCGATTAGCAAGTATTACTCTTGGAACAACAAATGTTTCCACATTGATTACTGCATTTATTATTTTGGTTGCATCCTGGATACTTAAAGAGGCAAACCAGTTAAAAACAGAATCTCAATTAACAATTTAAGGGGTACTCTCGTGTCAATTATTGTTAATTTAGATGTCATAATGGCCAAGCGAAAATGTCGACTCAAGGAATTAGCCGAAGCCATAGGTATTACCGAAGCAAACTTATCTATCCTAAAGAACGGTAAAGCAAAAGCGATACGTTTTTCGACTCTTGACGCAATTTGCTCTTATTTAGACTGCCAGCCGGGAGATATTATTGAGTATCAACTTGAGCAGGATAATTTACCGGTAAAAGAAGTAGGGTGCTAGTGCGCATTATTTTATTCATGACCAACTTTTTATGTATGCTTAAATATGTCAAATTCAAATACATCAACTTATGCTTATTTCAAAAAAAGTTTACAGTTTTTGTCTGAATATTTTTTGTATTCCAATCGCAAGCGTGATGCCTGGCTCTTGTTTTCAGGAAGTATTCTAAGTGTATCGACAGTAATTGCCTGTGGTTTTTTCCTGGGCTGGTGGTGTTTTCCTTATATATATGGTGCTTTTCTTGCCAAGAATTTAACTCTTTTATTAATCGGGGTCGGTTCAGGACTTTTATTTGCGGCCGCAATGGCTGGATTTAATTATCTAGCTCTTTTTTTAAAAAATAAATTATACGTCGATTGGCGATCCTGGTTAACAAAAAAAGTGCTTCACCAGTACCTAAGAAGCAAGACTAATTACCTTGAGATCTCAAGACTTTATCCAGAAATTGATAACCCAGAACAACGGATTCAGGAAGACATTGATAAAGTGGTTGAATCTTCACTCGATTTATCTATAGGTTTTATTGATAATTTTTCAAATTTTGCCATATACACCACACTCTTATGTTTAACAGGAAGTGCACTGCCATTAATTTTTGTGGGAGCAAACGTATTAATTCCGGGATATTTGGTCTTGGTTGCTCTTTTAATAGGTACGGCAACGTCGCTCATAGGTTATTTTATAAATAAATCATTAGGAGCATCGACTAATGAAGAGATCAAAACCCAATCCAGCTTAAGAGCAGATCTTCAGCAATTAAAAACCTGCGCTGAAGAAATAGCAATTGAGCATGCAGAAAACTATTATCAATCCAGGCTTGAGCGAGAAATAGACGAACTAACCATAAAAACCTCAAACCGGCTGTTAATTCAAAATGGAACCGTTACCTATAATGTGTTTAATGGAATTTTTCAGGCAATCGTTCCTTTTATTGCTGCAGCACCTTTATATTTTAATGATTTGATCACTCTGGATTTGTTTTATTCTGTTGGATATTATTTTTCGATGATGACCCGTTCTTTAAACTGGTTTATTAATTCCTTTGAAACCATTAATAAATTTAAAACAAGTTTGGAGCGTATTATCACCTTGCAAAAGATCCTGGATGGACATCCTGAACATGCATCTACACAGAAGATAATTCGTACCATTGACAGGGAGGATAAGCATCTGGTGGTAAAAAACCTCGATATCTCCTTGCATCATAATAACGAATTAATCATTAAAGGGATGAATTTAAAATTTTCCCCAGGTGTGCACACCTTAATTCAGGCACCTTCAGGAACAGGAAAAAGCAGTCTTTTTAAAGCAATAGCTGGAACCTGGTTGGCTGGAGAAGGAGAAATTATAATTCCCAAAAGCCTGGATTCTATCTATTTCTTACCGCAAAAGCCTACACTTCCGGATGATATTTTAAGAAAAGTACTTTTTTATCCAGATGCAGAAGGTTCTTATTCTAATGAGGAGATGGTTGCAGCCCTAAAAGCAGTAAATTTGGGACACTTGGTAAACAACCTGGATGAGCGAGTCGGCTTTAAGTCTTTGGGCGAACAACAGCGCATTGCCTTTGCTCGGGTTTTATTAAGAAAACCGGATTGGGTATTTTTGGATGAAGCAACAGCTTCTTTAGATGAAGACCTGGAGGAATTAATTTATCGTGGAATTAAAAAACTTCTGCCAAACACCACAATCATTAGTATTGCCCATCGTTCTACAGTGAAACGTCATCACAATAACATTTTATTTTTCAATGTGGATGCTCAAAAAGAAGTAAAAGTTGAGGAAATATCATATGATCTGGCTCTTATGAAAACGTGAAATTGAAATTAAATAGTACAATGTAAGTATTGAAAAAATTAAAGGAAAATTATTATTATGTGGTTTAGTCCTGAATTTCCCTAAAATAGGCAAGAATTCCTTAATTAAGCAAAAATACACCTAATTCTTAAAGTTCTATGTCAAAAATGAATGCTATGGAGGCAAGAGTTGTCAAACTCATAAGGAAGACCAATGAAAAAAATCTTTGTCAATCTGTTCATTTTTTTTATAATTAGTACATCCTGCAATTCATTCACCCGGGAAGAGGTCATGCGCTTATATGAAAACTCTACTCTAACCGGATCAACAATCATGTTGGGTGATTCAATTACTTATCTTGGCCCATGGAATGATTTGTTTTCTACTCAAGATATAATTAATAGAGGAGTTAGTGCTGATACAACGGCTGCGGTTTTGTCTCGATTAAACACATTGCCAAAAATAAATGCTAGTCGCGTATTTATTATGCTAGGAGTCAATGATTGTTTTACCAGCGTATCAGTTGACAAAATATTTGAGAACTACAAAAACATTATCGAAACCCTTCAAAATTATTCCCTTGAAGTAATTATTCAATCAACATTGCAGTGTAATAATAATTTGAAAAAAGGATGTCCTTCCGCCAATCAAAAGGTTAAAGCCCTTAATGCCTTACTTAAAAATTATGCTCAAGTAAAAAAAATCAGATTTCTAGACTTGAATCCAACATTAGCAAATACACAAGAAGGACTTAATCCGCAATTTACTGAAGATGGTTTGCATTTAAATATGTTAGGCTATGAGAAGTGGGCTTCCATATTGGCTTCATTTTGAGCTGCCAACCATATTCATTATGGGTGGAGCAATTCTCTATGATTTTCACCTGTTAATCAGAAATTGAAATAGGTTTGATCATAACAATAAAAACCCTTTTTCTTTATAAATACTTAAGTAATAGCTGGATTGGAGGAACATCTGTGAAGCGAACGCTCATAAAAGAATAATAATGCTTGAACATAGAATGAAATAGCGAAAATAAAAAATACAGGACGGTTTAATGTTTTGTGTGTTAAAGATTATAAAATTGGGTAGAACCCCTAAAATTAGGGCTGAACATGTTTATTTTCCAGTTGATTCCTTGCCATAATTTAACGAGAGTAAAATGAAAAATCATGCATCTATTCTCAAATGGGCAACTGATTGTTTGAGCTCCAAAGGTTATTCACAACAACATTTACCTGAACTAATGCTTGAAACCCCTTGGTCTAATGTGTTCCGGTTTCCGACCGCAAAAGGCTGCGTCTATCTAAAACAACCGGCACCTCTCTTATCCCAAGAAGCAAAAATCATCCGACTATTAGGGGAGCAATTTCAGGCTAGTGTACCTCATATAATAGCCGTCAATGATGACTTGCATTGTTTTCTCATGGAAGATGCGGGACAAAACCTGCGAGCATATTTAAAAACGGAGTTTAATCTCGAATATTTATATCAGTCCATTAAGCAGTTTACAGCAATTCAACGAACTACAGAAAATGCTGTCGAGCTTTTTCTCGCCTTGGATATTCCTGATTGGCGATTGCACAAACTACCCAAACTTTACAATGAAATAATCAATAAAGCGGCGTTTTTAAAGACAGAGGGTATGACGGATGAAGAGTTGCAAATATTACAGGATTTAAGCCCACAAATAGCAGAAGAATGTGAATTACTCTCTCAATACTCAATCAAAAGCACAATAGTACAGCCTGATTTCAACACTAATAATATTTTGATTAATCCTGATACGAATGAATTGACCTTCATTGATTTAGGGGAAATAGCCATTACACATCCATTCTTTTCCTTACATAATTTTCTTTATACAGCGATCATTCATCATGGTGTAAAAGAAGGTGATCGAATTTACCAGAAACTTCAAGAGGCTTGTATTGAAAATTGGCTTGAATTTGGTACAAAAAAACAACTGCTGAAAGGGTTTATATTAGCTAAGAAATTATGGTCTATTTATTCCATAATAGCTCATTACCATTTTATGCATTGCGTAGATCAAGAAGACTTGAAAGTTTATTATGCTAACAGACCTAATCAGCTTATTCAGGCATTCAGAGAATATATTACTTTCTGAGCCAAGGTATTATTAAGTGCGATGCATAATTGATTTCACAAAGTGCCCTTTTCACTAAGTCTGATTATCAAAATAATCAGACTTAGTGCATGGGTCTATCAATCCCTTCTTGCTTCAAAGTTCTCTTTTAAATGACTCTTGGAACACCATTACGCTGTCCTAATTATTAAATCTTTTTGTAATTAAATTAAAAACTTAATGGTAGATTCTCAGTGTACTGATGAAAAAAAGAAACGGAACTCATGAAAACATGAGTTTCTTATTTTATATTTAATTGATATTACAAGGATTAAACATTGTTCTGATTAAAGGAAACGAATGAAGCTGGATGATATTCATATTGGAACATCGGGATGGCGTTATGAGCATTGGCGTGGTTCATTTTATCCGGAAGAATTAAGCGCTACAGAGGAATTCATTTCTTATTATGCGGAAAAATTTAATACCGTTGAGGTGAACACTAGTTTTTATCATTTGCCCAATGAAAAAACAGTAAAAAAATGGAGCGAGTTGACACCTGAGCATTTTATTTTTACGTGCAAAGCCAGCCGCTATATTACTCACATGAAAAAGTTATGTGAGCCGAGAGTTAGTCTAGGAAAACTTTATAGGGTTCTGGAGAATTTTGGTGAGAAATTGGGACCTATATTATTCCAGCTGCCCCCGCATTGGCGTAAAAATACTGATAGATTAGCTCAATTTTTAAGCCAATTATCGAAAGAACATCGGTATGCTTTTGAATTTAGAAACACGACATGGCTTGCGGAAGATACTTATGAGCTCCTTCGTGACTATAATGTCGCCCTATGCTTTTATGATTTTAAACAATATCAACCCCCTGAAATTATTACCAGTGATCTAATTTACATACGTCCGCATGGGCCTAATGAAACTCCTTATACTGGATCTTACGACGAGCACACCATTACAGATTATGCGAAAAAAATACGGAATTGGCGAAATGATGGCAAATTGATTTATTGTTATTTTGATAACGATGAAAAAGCATATGCCCCCAAAGATGCCCTACGCCTTATTGAACAAGTGAAGCATCTGTCATAAATGGGTTTTCATTTTTTTATCACCAGCAGCTTAATTTAATTTTTTGACTTAGCTGTTCTTAATTCCACCTATGTTCTGGTAACATCGTCTTTTTAGTCAAAAGTTATCCTATTGGAGCATGTATGCCATTATTTACTCCCCAAGATCTAGTGCCTTTAGCTAAAAGTAATTTAGGCCTACGACTTACAGGTAATACAGATGAGGCTAACTCAGGGGGA
It includes:
- a CDS encoding DUF2975 domain-containing protein; this translates as MKKIQITSHILHILFKTLCWFLPLTTAYLILFKMEFLLHIGFWSSIFSTTHIVTPSHHYSLAHRLVILVIQCMPLSITLMIFKKLAQLFYLYEKGNLFEEENIRLIKGVSIYMILGELIQLIYQPLITAALTFNNPVGERLASITLGTTNVSTLITAFIILVASWILKEANQLKTESQLTI
- a CDS encoding GDSL-type esterase/lipase family protein, producing MKKIFVNLFIFFIISTSCNSFTREEVMRLYENSTLTGSTIMLGDSITYLGPWNDLFSTQDIINRGVSADTTAAVLSRLNTLPKINASRVFIMLGVNDCFTSVSVDKIFENYKNIIETLQNYSLEVIIQSTLQCNNNLKKGCPSANQKVKALNALLKNYAQVKKIRFLDLNPTLANTQEGLNPQFTEDGLHLNMLGYEKWASILASF
- a CDS encoding helix-turn-helix domain-containing protein, coding for MSIIVNLDVIMAKRKCRLKELAEAIGITEANLSILKNGKAKAIRFSTLDAICSYLDCQPGDIIEYQLEQDNLPVKEVGC
- a CDS encoding ABC transporter ATP-binding protein/permease encodes the protein MSNSNTSTYAYFKKSLQFLSEYFLYSNRKRDAWLLFSGSILSVSTVIACGFFLGWWCFPYIYGAFLAKNLTLLLIGVGSGLLFAAAMAGFNYLALFLKNKLYVDWRSWLTKKVLHQYLRSKTNYLEISRLYPEIDNPEQRIQEDIDKVVESSLDLSIGFIDNFSNFAIYTTLLCLTGSALPLIFVGANVLIPGYLVLVALLIGTATSLIGYFINKSLGASTNEEIKTQSSLRADLQQLKTCAEEIAIEHAENYYQSRLEREIDELTIKTSNRLLIQNGTVTYNVFNGIFQAIVPFIAAAPLYFNDLITLDLFYSVGYYFSMMTRSLNWFINSFETINKFKTSLERIITLQKILDGHPEHASTQKIIRTIDREDKHLVVKNLDISLHHNNELIIKGMNLKFSPGVHTLIQAPSGTGKSSLFKAIAGTWLAGEGEIIIPKSLDSIYFLPQKPTLPDDILRKVLFYPDAEGSYSNEEMVAALKAVNLGHLVNNLDERVGFKSLGEQQRIAFARVLLRKPDWVFLDEATASLDEDLEELIYRGIKKLLPNTTIISIAHRSTVKRHHNNILFFNVDAQKEVKVEEISYDLALMKT
- a CDS encoding phosphotransferase produces the protein MKNHASILKWATDCLSSKGYSQQHLPELMLETPWSNVFRFPTAKGCVYLKQPAPLLSQEAKIIRLLGEQFQASVPHIIAVNDDLHCFLMEDAGQNLRAYLKTEFNLEYLYQSIKQFTAIQRTTENAVELFLALDIPDWRLHKLPKLYNEIINKAAFLKTEGMTDEELQILQDLSPQIAEECELLSQYSIKSTIVQPDFNTNNILINPDTNELTFIDLGEIAITHPFFSLHNFLYTAIIHHGVKEGDRIYQKLQEACIENWLEFGTKKQLLKGFILAKKLWSIYSIIAHYHFMHCVDQEDLKVYYANRPNQLIQAFREYITF
- a CDS encoding DUF72 domain-containing protein, translated to MKLDDIHIGTSGWRYEHWRGSFYPEELSATEEFISYYAEKFNTVEVNTSFYHLPNEKTVKKWSELTPEHFIFTCKASRYITHMKKLCEPRVSLGKLYRVLENFGEKLGPILFQLPPHWRKNTDRLAQFLSQLSKEHRYAFEFRNTTWLAEDTYELLRDYNVALCFYDFKQYQPPEIITSDLIYIRPHGPNETPYTGSYDEHTITDYAKKIRNWRNDGKLIYCYFDNDEKAYAPKDALRLIEQVKHLS